TTTGTCgcctgaaaaatttttatatttaggaCTTTCTATAGAAATCAGTGTAGGATTTTGGCTACTGCAATCTGTCCACTTGCTCTATCTGTAAAGTGACAACGTGAACATATCTACAAAATTAATGCCAGAGAAGGTACAGTCTTTATGAGCCATGTTAATCTCGGACTTTCGTCCCTTTTTGTGCCCAGTTCAGCTGAACGAGAAGTGCTTTGATTGATAAATGCAATTGATAAGCAATCGCGCGTGTGAagtttacatttacatttgaaAGGTGTCTACCAGCTGATATAGTAGCCGGTGACAGTGAGTGACGTCTAGAGCGGAGGACGCTAGTCACGCTTGGCTAACCAAGACAATCGGGATCAACGGTCAGTCGCGCGACGATGTGTATCTTTGCTGTACCGAGAGTGCACCCGCTGTTTTCCTTCTACTTTCGATCATCCGCGCGGAttcattttccttttctcCTTGCGAAATTCGATATCTGATAAGTAGTTATCGGCATCTGCCGTACCTTTATTTGCGAATGGAAACGTGATAGGCAGAACGTATATCAACGTGAATCACCTTTTGTAATTTCATTTACTTTTTAACACTTAacgatgcaattttatttttgtccaCTATCTAGCTTCGTTCGATATTTAGTGTAAAGTTTATTTCATGgattaattgaaaatcaacaaagttaattaagtaatatatGGTTCatattgcaaagaaaaaattatttcgtaattacgaaaataaaatattaattcagtaAGAGATGTTAATAGTTCTACTTTTGATTAGCAGTTTAACACTCTAGAAATTGCAGCaattgagataaaattatagaaaacacatttgattaaatttaatttttttgtggaattattatcacaaaatcggatataaaaacaaaacaaaacaaaatttttttgtaattaaaagatCAAAAAGTGGTTCTatttacatattcttttatgtttattagtatagtattttatgtttaacgtGAAAGAAACACCTTTGGATCACAATTTCTATCGTCAAGTTTTCTGTTTTAGTGCAACTTACCGCAAACTTATGACAGAAAGGCTGAAAGATATTATGGACTGTGGAGATAAAACCTGAAGGTTTGGTCTACTCCAGTTAGTAGTCATGCAACGTACATTCAGTATAGAATGAACGCCAGCCAGCGTGCATTATGCTCAAGTTTTCACAATTCCGGCGTCTTGCATTCGTTCTGCTCATCACTGtgacaattacaattttctgTAAGTTGTTACTGGCTCCAATCTTTTTTACTTCTGACAGAAGATCTCCCGTTTTTAAAAATGGACAGACATCCAtaacaaaagaagaaaaagaaaaacttggTAATCCTGAATGGTGGAAGTTTTTCTTTCGTTCAAAGATACTTAACGAACAGTTGATGAAAATGACAACTTTGGACGCGCATCTTCTGGAAAGAGGCTTCACCAATGAACAGGTAAAATGCACCTCACTCTTCTCTTATATTGTTTTTGCAAACTGAGTTATTATTGATAAGTaagtcataaataaattattttcgtctttattttaataattaaatttttttttaattgttgatCGGACTTTACTTTAAAAACGCGCTTcatagttttaaattttgctattaaatgttattttattttatgtcagattctaataagaaaaaaattgttgcaacaACGACACTTTGAAAGTTTTAGACAAGTATTGTGACTTGTTTCTAATGAAAACTTGCTATTAGGTAAGGAATATATCTGCACTCGGGAAATGGCTTCTAGCGCCTGAAGGAAGTCCACCGCCAGACTCCAATGCCACTAACGGAAGCTATTTAATCCTGATCTGGAAGCATGGTTCATTTCTGGAGCGCAGACACATCAGACGCTTCACATTCAACAAGTGTGCTTTATCAACTTTAATGTTCTGTAGTTTATATCTGAAACTTGTATCAATGCTGATCCAAAATATGTCTTATTTTCGCAGTAAAAACTTCGacgaaaatttataacataatatattttaggtTTTCGCCGTGGGACCAGTGTTCAGTGCGGGATTGCATACTGAGTTATGACGAGAAGGATCTGCATCAAGCAGACGCCGTGGTGTTCCACTTGCATCGTACGAAGAGCCCGTCGGAACTACCGGTGAGAAGCCGTGTGGATCAATGGTGGATCTTCCTGACGGATGAATCGCCATTCCATACATTTTTGCACAACCGTCAGAAATTGTCTGATTACGACGGTCTGTTCAACTGGTCGATGTCCTATCGCATGGACAGCGACGTACCGGTTCCTTACGGACGAACGGTGCGAATTTCCAGCGATGTCTCGAGTCGAGACGCCGTCGTGGGGACTTCGAAGACCAAACTGGTCGCCGTAATGGGCAGCAATTGCGGTGGTCGTAACGGACGATGGTCTTACGTGAAGGCGCTGAAATCGTCGCTCCGCGACGACCTCGACGTCCTCGGAAGATGCCTGAATGGCAACAGCACCGTCTGTCCAGGTCACTTCGACCGTGACTGCGCCGCCCTGAACGCGTACAAGTTCTATCTGTCGTTTGAGAACTCCAATTGCCGGGAATACTTGACGGAGAAGGTGTTCTGGCAAGCGTACAACAAATTCGCAGTCCCGATAATAATGGGAGCGTCGCGGGAAGACTGCCGGCGATTGTTGCCGCCGCACTCCTTTCTTCATACGGACGATTTCGCTGGCGCAAACGCGCTCGCCGACTATCTCAGGTATCTGGACCGCGACGATGAGCATTACCTCAAGTATCACGAGTGGCGCGTTCGCTACCGGGTGATTAACGAGCACGGCTACTTCGGCAGCATGTCCAAGCACTACTGTCGCATCTGCGAGGCGCTACATTATAATTCCGCTGCACCGAAAGTTTACACAAAGCTTGAACACTGGTGGAGCAAGGACAGAGACTGCGCTCCAGCGACCGCTTAAGTGATTATCTAAGACAATCTAGTCTTCGCGAAATGCAGATGAAATTCAGTcagtgaaaaaatttattaagatttattttttataataattaaaatataggaATCTTATGGTTTGGTCGTACACagtatatgtaaatttatcgaaaaatatatttaatattaaaattatttaatattaaatttattgattatagataaaaattttgagagCTTCTAAACGGTAACAAGTTACAAAATGAACAGaattttcatctattttttagattgtttattatttgtatcaaacttttgtgtatatattagctgtagaattaaatttaattaagtgaaaaagtaattattacaaaaaatatttacaggtCGGTACAATAgagtatttgtatttttgcgGTCATATTCGTCTAATCTTGCGTACTTCTTTTACAGCGCTCTCATATATCGCGCTTATCATGTGCGATTACCAAGTTATATGAGTGCAGAAAAAAAGTGCAATGACAATTACGACTGCGTTTCAATATTCATTGTTAATGAATTTTAGAACACAGCCAATAAGAAAAGGATCGCAAAAATATTCTGCTGTAAAAactgaagtaatttttaattgataatcaaTTCATTATTATCTCACAATAAtccataatatttaaacaataatgtatataaaacaatttaacacatataaaggaatggctcaaatgataacaatcaattaatataatagaaaggcatagagagccgtcgcggaatgttagtgcgaaattataatttttcttaaagaaattaatttgttagtctacgtgagacagttaaatttgtacaccgatctctggttcgagatacttaaagtgtacgaaaattttagtacattgttctcacatatggagaatcagtatgtactgataggaattattagaaagaagggaatagagaaaaaatatcagggcgcgagtggctataTAATGTATGgctataatgtatataaaattataaaatctttttataatagtataaattttttgttttcgtaTATGTAATACTTCAAACAAATTCATACTTGCCGCCAGAAGTctcaaagatttaaaattacttcttttttacttatttgtGTGTATAACTTTTCGAGATATGCAGAAgctaatgtaatttattgttttataccatttaaaattaatgtttaatgctTTTATCAAGCTAATTTGTGGACCAATATGaaatatcacaataaataCCCTTTTCAGTGCCTTAAACTAAAAAAGTATTCCTGCAAAgattaatttctgaaaatatcCTTTCTCCTTAAAATTCTAGGAATTTTGGGAAACACAATTGCAAAGGATCAGAGATTTTAAAAGCAAGAATACAAAACGAGGATAACAcgttgttataaaaaatgttaacataCGAGACGGAAGTAGAGAGCGGTACACACAGCAGTAAGTAAAGGTAAATGTATTCTAGCTCTAAACTTTGTTTGAGTTGTGTTAAATTTCCTACGAAGAATCCGTGCTCTGGAGAGCCTCAATGTGTCACAGTATTCGTGTAAAAACATTCATCAGACCCTGAAAAAGGAAGAGCAATCAAAGCGAGCATAGAAGCAGCCGGCGtctgaaacagaaaaagaTCATAGAACCCGGATCATACCGAGGCGAGAAACGATGGCGAAATTGTTGGACGTTCAGCGGGACGATGACCCAGTGGAGCTGTCGAGCAACCAAATGCTATTATATGTCGACGACGAATTGACGGTGAGCGTTAGCGCTTTACATTATCCTTCCGGTAAGTCCCAACCGGCGATTCTTGGGGTCCGATATTGTCTTATGTAATGACGCCCGGCATGTTTAACCtaacaaataaagaatattagaCGTTATAgggaataaaaatgaaaagacgGAGATACTAGTCTTTACGGTTGATCGGGAGAACGTGAATTGTTTCAATGAATCGATCGCCGATTGTCCCAATCCAAAGCAACGTTCAGCAACGTCGTCGCCCACTGTGATAAGATGACATGATTTTTGCTTATACTCGAATATATATCATGTTTTCTTTATAGATAGTTGTACTTTCTTCATTTCAACGTTTGTATTGTCATCAACTCTTAACCTATAAGAGATTGGAAGTTTTATTTAGCAATACATTACACTGTTTGtcgattttattatcattaaaagcCTTGGTTATATATGGGACAAGAAATTGAATGTCGAAGTATCAGTCATTGTATAACTTTAAAGTGTTATTTGTTTCTTCTTAGATGGTTTTGGATATAAAAGGTTTACGAGTAATCAGTGATGGTCCTTTAACTCGTGGTAAAGAATGGgaagaatttaagaaaaaatacgtATTGCTGACGAAAGAAGAGCTTCAGGCGTCGTTTAAAGTTCCTTGGAAAAGTATGCTTGCCATCTTGGTCCAGGCAGAACCATGTATCGGTTGTCGAAGAAGGTAAGTGCTTCTTTTTCCTAGAATAATGCTTAATGATGAATATCGGTAAATGACAGAAAAGGGTTTTGTGGGTTTAGTGTTGAAAAAAGGTTTAGTGACTTGAGTAAATCGGGACAATCTGCATTGGATCCACTGGTTATTTCTACTGATGGTGTGGTTTCTATAAAGGAGGAAGTATTAAAATCACCTCAGCTGCTTTGTACAATATTGCATGGACATAGGTATGGAAATAATAGACAATAATATTAGAGatgtatatgcaaaataattattattatttgcttcCTTACAGTgctagattaaataatttagtagaaAATCAGCCAAGAAATAGAAAGTCTCGGCGATGTGTATTGCATTCTCTGGAAATCCAACGAATGCGACCACCACCAAACGCGTGGAAGGAAGTATGGGACTGCATGGCGTTACCGTGTCAACAGGAGTTGGCTTTAATAGAGACAGATACACTTGATGATACTTTAGATACTTACCTACGTAAACACAGGTACAACTTCATTATCTTgatgtagaattattttaatagttttataacACGGTAAAACCATTTTACCAGATTTTGTGGTGAGTGCCGCAATAAAGTATTGTTGGCATCATCGCTTCTGACACGAGAACCAGAACCTACAAAAGAAAAAGGTTACGTACCAGTTTTATATTCCGGAATTAAGCGTTGTATCAACGAGCATCATGTTCACTTACCAGCCATCACTGAGTATATCGGCACCCTTATTGGCCGTGCGCAGCCAGAGGTCATGGGAAGGTACTAATGCCCAGAAGTAAATCCTTTTATGTAGTCTTCTCTAAGAAATAgtgaaaaacatttaatttcagGGAGCGCCATGCGAAAACGTTGGAGGTCGCTCAAGAGGAGGTGCTTACCTGTTTAGGTATATGTGTTGCGGAAAAATTGCACAGAGTTTATCGACGACTGAAGGAAGAGGAGACCGTGTGTAAAGTATTAGCTGCTGTCGCGATAGACGCATTATCTAGAAACTTTCAggtaataagatttttatgacaaaatattgttacaatacTGGTCATAAAAATCAGAACGCCAAGCTATTTTTATGTATGCGTTCtgatttttacaataacgAATGGTTTTGTAACAATACAAAATACGAAAAGAGAAAAGCAGGCAATAAGAACCAACGCGCGGATGTGGGTGtgcaaaaatatctaatttattaacaagaaaatacgaagaaaaataacaacataCGTTTCGATTCGATTTCCGGTTCTTATTGCCTTTTTtctcttgtaatattttttttgttctgaTTTTTACCAACAGCAGTGTATTAATCCTTTGCGGTCCGAATTAATTTCAACGAATAAGCTAATATTAAgtatttcgtttttattttaaccttTTGTTCTTAGTTTTGCAATCTTGAATCGATTTTGACGGCATACCTTTCGTTGATCTTATTAGTTTTGCGCGGCAAGTGAGCGGTGAGTGATTGCCCCGAATATCCCGGCTTGAGAAACTAcaaaggattaaaaaaaatctacgtTTATACACTTTATCATGCTACAGCAAAATCAAGTATTTTTTCTTGTGTAGATGGCAGTTGAGGTGAAACAAGGTATTTCTCAATTAGAACTATTGTACAAAGAACTTACTAGGGAAGAAATAGTGAAGCAACAGAGGCGCGAAAAGTTACGGCtaaaacggaaaaaaaagaaggaacgTCGTTACGAAACAGAAGAGAAGGAAAATTCCTGTGACgtatgttgtatatatttctttaaaaaaaatgtatttatatacttgtagctcatataagaaataacattaatatatttatctacacATTTATCAAAGTTGTGTTTTGTCATAGTGttcaagtgaaaaaaaaagcaaatctCTCTGTATATGTACGGAATCAAAGCCAACAAAGCAAAACATCAATCGGCATAAGGTATACATGAGACTTATCTAGCTTCTTGTGTCTTACGCACATGTGCATTTTTGTATAGCATTTTTTTGATCTCAGTTGCAGGTCCTAGATCCAAAAAATAAAGGTCCACCAACGTGTAAATGTTCAGACTGTTTAAAGAAACCAAAAACATGTAGTATATCCCAATCGCAGAGTAAAGCAGAACTAACATTCCCTGTGAAAAAGACGACAAGTGTACAGAAGGCAACAGTTAAAAACAGTGCTGTAGAAGCGAAAGTGACATTTAGCATAAGTCAATCGAAACAAAGTAGTATATCTCCGAAACAATTACCTCAGGAGGATTCGTCGGATACTTGCGATTCGTGTAAGGTAACAGCACCATTTGTCCATCTCGTAAATGTacccttaaaaaaaaaaagaaaaaataaaacatttttattttattgtttcaagGAAGGTAAAAAGATTAGTGACAGTGAATGGCATTACGAGAATAACTGCAAAGATTCCGTGAGACAGAAGTTAGATTGGATAACAAAGTCCAAATATGCTGACTTGTGGTTTTTGACGAGGATGGGGATAAAGAAACACTTCTCCAGTGAGCAGTCGTCCCAGGATTACGGATATTCTTCCGAACACAACATCAGTAGCTCTTCTCTTCCCAGCACACCGGAGGGTTCCGAAGTGGCGTGCAACGAATGTTGCGATCACGAAGGTTCTTGTCACGTTAAACTTAATCATTCCAGTTCTAGCATCTATTTGTTAATGGAGGGAAGTGGTTATCCGACACTTACGCAAATGTTAAaggtaaattaaataaaatgtgtataaaatgcagaaatattttagtttccGTTTGCCCCGCAGGAAGACTCGCTTGAATTCGATGCggtaattattaatcaattattttgtttccaGGATTCCTATTCCTCTAattacgacgacgacgacggcgacgacgatgatgacAAAAAGAGTTACATCCCTATCGAGGAAGTGTTAGAATTCAAATCGCGAATGCGTGAAGAATTTGTGAAAAAACGCCGGCAAGAACTCCGACAAACGCTTAAAGAACGTTTTGCTATGTTGTGCAATCATCAGAAACGACTTTTTATTCTTCAGTGAAAAATTCCTACTGGATAACTCGATACAATACAAtgtttctgaatttttttatattggttTACTGTTAATAGCGAGACACGAACACAATATACTTTGTTCTATGAAAGACTGATCTCGATTTTCATTCGCCAGATCTTTCCCTAGAAATCGACCCACTGGGCGATAAATAACATCGCGTTAACAAATAATGATGCTAAATATTCATGTCGATGCAAATTTACATCGACGTAAACTGTGCTGTACTGTGAATTAAAAAAGGTGCctcaaatattatatctatatccATCACTGCGTTAGATGATCcctatttaattttctttactatctatttattattttactattatcttACTTTACTATTATCAGAAGCGTTAATCGAGATTATTTTCTCATAGAACGAAATATATGTCTTTCAAACTACTTTTGTCATTCGAAGTCGATCTTCTGACGTGAAATAGAATTAGGAAAATGTTAAGAAAGCAGAAAAAcggtataaaatttatttaatctctGCAAGCAGAGGAAAaagattttgatattatttgataaatagaaaaagataccAAAATTAAAGTAGTTGATTTCAAATCGGATAAGCAAGTAATCGGTTCTTTAAGAGGAATACGGAACGCAAATCGAACCGCAGGACTATTGAATTTGATTGCATAAACCTGTACAATTGAAGCAAACgtagatattttgtataaatatgtcTTGGCTGTGGAATATAGTAGATCCGATTCCACTGTGTGCAGTATACAAGTTGTTACAGTTGTTACAAGCACTCCTATGATTACCGCGTACATGATGAGTATtgtattttcttgaaaattttcattttcaagaTTGTTTACGCGATCTGATTACATGGATTCGCGTCCATATTGTAGAAATGCGATGGAAAATTATCAGaatcttaattaaatgaatgttgttaatattaaatgaacattccaatataatatatatatatatatacatatattttattatattctgatGTACACCCCCTCTCTGTGGAAAACTTTCGTTACACACAGTGTAAAaacattctatataaaaaatatctttgtcgTAAAtcgtatttacatatattgtatgttgcataaaagttattaaaaatatttaagccGCCATCAACTGATAATCAGTTGTGTAAGATTCAATTCGTCGACCGAATTTGTCTATCTCGGGCTTTTATCTCGTTTCGTATGTTATGTATGCATAAATCTTACCTAAGAATAAGTCTCCTCCTTTGTACGAATTGAGCAACGAAAATATCAAGGAACACAGTTGCTCTATGTATTTTAGTTGTCGTTTTGAGTGCCTTCACACATTTTcaaatcgatatttttcgaagaattattaataaatgatttcaCGTTAGCACTGCGCGTATCGCGATAGTTTTCAACTAGCTCAATTTACGTACTGTGTAAAGCACAAACATGCGTTTGTCCCACCAAAACCAAATGCGTTCTTCAGAGCCGTTCGACGCGTCGTCGTGTTCCACTTTGCTTTTGTATGCGGCGTAAAGTTTAAACGTGTCTCCATGTCCAAGTTGTGCAGATTCAACGTAGGTGGTATGATGCCTTCCTTGATCGCCAAGATTGTGAAGGCAGCTTCTAGATTACCGGCGGCTCCCAGCAGATGGCCATGCGCTCCCTTGGTGCTCGCCACCGTCACGTTTTTGCTGTGCTCGCCCATCAACGACTCGATCGCTTTAACCTCGATCGTATCGCCCAACGGCGTTGACGTTGCATGAGCGTTCACGAACGTCACTTCCGAACTCTCGATGCCAGCGTCCTTCACCGTTCGGTCCATGGCGAGCAGCGCGCCGATGCCGTCCTCGCTGGGTGCCGTAATATGTGACGCGTCGCCGGACAGGCCATAACCCAGCACCTCGGCATAGATAGGTACGTTCCGGGCGAGCGCGTGATTCAACTCTTCTAGCACTAGGATCGCAGCGCCTTCGCCCATCACAAAACCGTCACGATCGCGGTCGAACGGCCGTGACGCTTCTTCCGGTGTGTCGTTCCGTGCGATGCTTAGTGCACGCAAGCGGCAGAATGCGGCAATGGCTAATGGACTGATGCATGCCTCCGCACCGCCGCACACCATAACGCTCGTTTCGCCGCCGCGAATAAAGCGGAATGCGTCACCTAAAGAATGCAATGTGTTAGTTCAGGTGCAACTGATGGTAAGCGTACGTGAAAGAGCCTTTTCTGTTT
This DNA window, taken from Linepithema humile isolate Giens D197 chromosome 7, Lhum_UNIL_v1.0, whole genome shotgun sequence, encodes the following:
- the LOC105678540 gene encoding 4-galactosyl-N-acetylglucosaminide 3-alpha-L-fucosyltransferase FUT6-like, with amino-acid sequence MLKFSQFRRLAFVLLITVTITIFCKLLLAPIFFTSDRRSPVFKNGQTSITKEEKEKLGNPEWWKFFFRSKILNEQLMKMTTLDAHLLERGFTNEQVRNISALGKWLLAPEGSPPPDSNATNGSYLILIWKHGSFLERRHIRRFTFNKFSPWDQCSVRDCILSYDEKDLHQADAVVFHLHRTKSPSELPVRSRVDQWWIFLTDESPFHTFLHNRQKLSDYDGLFNWSMSYRMDSDVPVPYGRTVRISSDVSSRDAVVGTSKTKLVAVMGSNCGGRNGRWSYVKALKSSLRDDLDVLGRCLNGNSTVCPGHFDRDCAALNAYKFYLSFENSNCREYLTEKVFWQAYNKFAVPIIMGASREDCRRLLPPHSFLHTDDFAGANALADYLRYLDRDDEHYLKYHEWRVRYRVINEHGYFGSMSKHYCRICEALHYNSAAPKVYTKLEHWWSKDRDCAPATA
- the LOC105678539 gene encoding gametogenetin-binding protein 2-like isoform X1, producing the protein MAKLLDVQRDDDPVELSSNQMLLYVDDELTVSVSALHYPSDVIGNKNEKTEILVFTVDRENVNCFNESIADCPNPKQRSATSSPTMVLDIKGLRVISDGPLTRGKEWEEFKKKYVLLTKEELQASFKVPWKSMLAILVQAEPCIGCRRSVEKRFSDLSKSGQSALDPLVISTDGVVSIKEEVLKSPQLLCTILHGHSARLNNLVENQPRNRKSRRCVLHSLEIQRMRPPPNAWKEVWDCMALPCQQELALIETDTLDDTLDTYLRKHRFCGECRNKVLLASSLLTREPEPTKEKGYVPVLYSGIKRCINEHHVHLPAITEYIGTLIGRAQPEVMGRERHAKTLEVAQEEVLTCLGICVAEKLHRVYRRLKEEETVCKVLAAVAIDALSRNFQMAVEVKQGISQLELLYKELTREEIVKQQRREKLRLKRKKKKERRYETEEKENSCDCSSEKKSKSLCICTESKPTKQNINRHKLQVLDPKNKGPPTCKCSDCLKKPKTCSISQSQSKAELTFPVKKTTSVQKATVKNSAVEAKVTFSISQSKQSSISPKQLPQEDSSDTCDSCKEGKKISDSEWHYENNCKDSVRQKLDWITKSKYADLWFLTRMGIKKHFSSEQSSQDYGYSSEHNISSSSLPSTPEGSEVACNECCDHEGSCHVKLNHSSSSIYLLMEGSGYPTLTQMLKDSYSSNYDDDDGDDDDDKKSYIPIEEVLEFKSRMREEFVKKRRQELRQTLKERFAMLCNHQKRLFILQ
- the LOC105678539 gene encoding gametogenetin-binding protein 2-like isoform X2; its protein translation is MAKLLDVQRDDDPVELSSNQMLLYVDDELTVSVSALHYPSGNKNEKTEILVFTVDRENVNCFNESIADCPNPKQRSATSSPTMVLDIKGLRVISDGPLTRGKEWEEFKKKYVLLTKEELQASFKVPWKSMLAILVQAEPCIGCRRSVEKRFSDLSKSGQSALDPLVISTDGVVSIKEEVLKSPQLLCTILHGHSARLNNLVENQPRNRKSRRCVLHSLEIQRMRPPPNAWKEVWDCMALPCQQELALIETDTLDDTLDTYLRKHRFCGECRNKVLLASSLLTREPEPTKEKGYVPVLYSGIKRCINEHHVHLPAITEYIGTLIGRAQPEVMGRERHAKTLEVAQEEVLTCLGICVAEKLHRVYRRLKEEETVCKVLAAVAIDALSRNFQMAVEVKQGISQLELLYKELTREEIVKQQRREKLRLKRKKKKERRYETEEKENSCDCSSEKKSKSLCICTESKPTKQNINRHKLQVLDPKNKGPPTCKCSDCLKKPKTCSISQSQSKAELTFPVKKTTSVQKATVKNSAVEAKVTFSISQSKQSSISPKQLPQEDSSDTCDSCKEGKKISDSEWHYENNCKDSVRQKLDWITKSKYADLWFLTRMGIKKHFSSEQSSQDYGYSSEHNISSSSLPSTPEGSEVACNECCDHEGSCHVKLNHSSSSIYLLMEGSGYPTLTQMLKDSYSSNYDDDDGDDDDDKKSYIPIEEVLEFKSRMREEFVKKRRQELRQTLKERFAMLCNHQKRLFILQ
- the LOC105678539 gene encoding gametogenetin-binding protein 2-like isoform X3, whose product is MAKLLDVQRDDDPVELSSNQMLLYVDDELTMVLDIKGLRVISDGPLTRGKEWEEFKKKYVLLTKEELQASFKVPWKSMLAILVQAEPCIGCRRSVEKRFSDLSKSGQSALDPLVISTDGVVSIKEEVLKSPQLLCTILHGHSARLNNLVENQPRNRKSRRCVLHSLEIQRMRPPPNAWKEVWDCMALPCQQELALIETDTLDDTLDTYLRKHRFCGECRNKVLLASSLLTREPEPTKEKGYVPVLYSGIKRCINEHHVHLPAITEYIGTLIGRAQPEVMGRERHAKTLEVAQEEVLTCLGICVAEKLHRVYRRLKEEETVCKVLAAVAIDALSRNFQMAVEVKQGISQLELLYKELTREEIVKQQRREKLRLKRKKKKERRYETEEKENSCDCSSEKKSKSLCICTESKPTKQNINRHKLQVLDPKNKGPPTCKCSDCLKKPKTCSISQSQSKAELTFPVKKTTSVQKATVKNSAVEAKVTFSISQSKQSSISPKQLPQEDSSDTCDSCKEGKKISDSEWHYENNCKDSVRQKLDWITKSKYADLWFLTRMGIKKHFSSEQSSQDYGYSSEHNISSSSLPSTPEGSEVACNECCDHEGSCHVKLNHSSSSIYLLMEGSGYPTLTQMLKDSYSSNYDDDDGDDDDDKKSYIPIEEVLEFKSRMREEFVKKRRQELRQTLKERFAMLCNHQKRLFILQ
- the LOC105678539 gene encoding gametogenetin-binding protein 2-like isoform X5, which produces MAKLLDVQRDDDPVELSSNQMLLYVDDELTVSVSALHYPSDVIGNKNEKTEILVFTVDRENVNCFNESIADCPNPKQRSATSSPTMVLDIKGLRVISDGPLTRGKEWEEFKKKYVLLTKEELQASFKVPWKSMLAILVQAEPCIGCRRSVEKRFSDLSKSGQSALDPLVISTDGVVSIKEEVLKSPQLLCTILHGHSARLNNLVENQPRNRKSRRCVLHSLEIQRMRPPPNAWKEVWDCMALPCQQELALIETDTLDDTLDTYLRKHRFCGECRNKVLLASSLLTREPEPTKEKGYVPVLYSGIKRCINEHHVHLPAITEYIGTLIGRAQPEVMGRERHAKTLEVAQEEVLTCLGICVAEKLHRVYRRLKEEETVCKVLAAVAIDALSRNFQMAVEVKQGISQLELLYKELTREEIVKQQRREKLRLKRKKKKERRYETEEKENSCDCSSEKKSKSLCICTESKPTKQNINRHKLQVLDPKNKGPPTCKCSDCLKKPKTCSISQSQSKAELTFPVKKTTSVQKATVKNSAVEAKVTFSISQSKQSSISPKQLPQEDSSDTCDSCKEGKKISDSEWHYENNCKDSVRQKLDWITKSKYADLWFLTRMGIKKHFSSEQSSQDYGYSSEHNISSSSLPSTPEGSEVACNECCDHEGFLFL
- the LOC105678539 gene encoding gametogenetin-binding protein 2-like isoform X4, producing MVLDIKGLRVISDGPLTRGKEWEEFKKKYVLLTKEELQASFKVPWKSMLAILVQAEPCIGCRRSVEKRFSDLSKSGQSALDPLVISTDGVVSIKEEVLKSPQLLCTILHGHSARLNNLVENQPRNRKSRRCVLHSLEIQRMRPPPNAWKEVWDCMALPCQQELALIETDTLDDTLDTYLRKHRFCGECRNKVLLASSLLTREPEPTKEKGYVPVLYSGIKRCINEHHVHLPAITEYIGTLIGRAQPEVMGRERHAKTLEVAQEEVLTCLGICVAEKLHRVYRRLKEEETVCKVLAAVAIDALSRNFQMAVEVKQGISQLELLYKELTREEIVKQQRREKLRLKRKKKKERRYETEEKENSCDCSSEKKSKSLCICTESKPTKQNINRHKLQVLDPKNKGPPTCKCSDCLKKPKTCSISQSQSKAELTFPVKKTTSVQKATVKNSAVEAKVTFSISQSKQSSISPKQLPQEDSSDTCDSCKEGKKISDSEWHYENNCKDSVRQKLDWITKSKYADLWFLTRMGIKKHFSSEQSSQDYGYSSEHNISSSSLPSTPEGSEVACNECCDHEGSCHVKLNHSSSSIYLLMEGSGYPTLTQMLKDSYSSNYDDDDGDDDDDKKSYIPIEEVLEFKSRMREEFVKKRRQELRQTLKERFAMLCNHQKRLFILQ